The nucleotide window aatgaaaaatccaaatgcgccgaaataatatcataaaatagATACCAACTCGTTCTCGGCCATCAAAGATACACgcatacataataaataaattgtttatattaaagTGAACAGTGTAAATGTGCAGTAACAGTATTTACATGAAGAAAatcgacatatacatatgtatgtacatactactgTGGACAAAAACTAGTAAGactttttgctcatagtagtccatatgtacatatatttaacagcaaaaattaaaaaaacgattCAAAAATATATCCAAAATCAAAGACACCTTCATTTTTAACGCCACCGTCACTTAACCGCGCTTGCAACACGAACTGCAAACATGTTTTTCAGCGTCAAATGATAACTGCACAGTGAACGGATATGTTTTTACTACCATTTaattgcattaattaaaaatatttatttcagagTTCAACACTTTTTATTGCAGTCACctccaaacaaacaaaaaaccgcACTTGCAGCTTGCAACATTACACGCCGATTGCTTGTTGAGCGCTGCAAGTGGACGCCGCACAACCACAGTGAAAAAGTGCCAACTacaacgacagcaacaacaacaaaaacgctgAAAATTGCCATAAATGCCGCTGCAGTTAACCAACAACACAGAAATTCGACCCGCAGACCCAGATGAATGCCCCACTGAAAATGTTGTTGCACGCCAAAGGCATCACAATTTCGGCTGCTTTTAGTATATGGCTgatgtgctgttgttgtaagtATAGCCAGTATTGCAACATGCAatttagcaatatttttattttataaatttgtgtgtgtgtgtatatatgtatatgtatatgccctgcaaaccatcagcgggtaaaaaaccagataatcagtgggtaacatggtggtaaacgagggaataaacatatagagtgtgtcttaggccgaccgaatatttaacccactcacgtacgtatacatgtgatcatacaacaaaaaataacccgaaaatgtgcgttggtgttagtgcaaagagaaaaaatgtgtagttgtattgaaatatttgtcacaagcgggtagccgtggttggctgggTGTATGCAGTAGTATAGTGTTTAATACACTCTTGCTCAAGCATTCCTTTTCTCTCCGACACTCTCCAAAAACTACTATGATGTGCTCAAAGCTGCTCTTCCAACTCtagcttgttgttgttagttatcaaaatttgattttaatgtcTCTCACTGTAGTTCGCTGCCGTTGAGCAAATAGAAAACCGGTTTTGCACCTATTGCGTTTGCGTTTCTGTCTTTTTTTCCACACTTCGGACTTGTTGTTAGTCTTCTgcgatttaaatgtttttttgtgttttttatgacTCTTAGACTTTTGGCCGTTCAAAGTGCTGTGTCGTCATTGTGTCAAGGTCGTTTAGTTTGCTTGATTATTCCAGCTTGTTTTTTACTATTTGGTGCTGCTTATCTACTAACTAAGTGAGCGGCTCTAATGCTCTTCGTCTGCGGTGGTGTGGCGCGAGCAGTTGAGCACTGTTTCCTCACGCTTGAGTTTATTAGCATAATTGGATTGTGAACGCCTATGTTTCGGCTGCGAAGTCATTAAACTCAGCATCTTCGATGAGCttcgaaaaattgtttttctttggtTTGTTTTCAGCTTTGTTGGCTTGCATAAAACTGGCGGGCTTATTTTTGAATCATATAAGCTCTGTAGAGATTTATTCATGTTTTCGGTTATTCCGAGATGACTTTAGCCTTAGAGAATCAGTCATGTTTTCATGCTTTCGGATATTCTGAGACGACTTTAGCTTTAGATGATCGTTATTGGACTTTTGGAATATGTTCTGGACTGCttcaatttccttttttttctagGATACTACTAGAATGTATTTGACTATATGGTTCCACGAAAGATATTTTACGACTCGAATAagtgaacaatttcttttttaccTGTTTGTGATCAAGAGATTAAGATCTTGAATTAGGTTACGTGACTCGTTCATAATGCGAACCAAAATTAAGTTATGATATATAGTACATTCTTCATACATCGCTGAAACAGATTTCGTTACCGTATAGTTGCCTGGGTTGAGTGAAGATCTGAGAATATCGATGCTTCAAACTTAGTCTCACAAACACCAGAAAATGTTGAGACGAATTCTGAAATGATTCCatctgaaaattttccaaaaacttcAATACTGAGGCTCTCGAAGAACTATTTAACAGTATAATGAACATTGAACTCTTACGCGATCCAGCCGGAGAAGAGTGCTTCGTATGACAGCAAAAAAGTTCCGACCGACCTCTGTTGGTTATTATTGAGATGAAGGTATCCTTTCTTAGAAAAAACTCTGTTGGTAATTATTGAGATGAAGGTAGACTCTTTTGCAAAGACAATATATCCAGTCTTTCGATCGATCAGAGAAAGAGCGTTTTATAATGCTTTAAAGAGACTTCACTGTTGTTTTCTAAGGTTATGACAAATTGACTTTTTTCGTTTCGTTGTTGTcgttttcttcaatattaatATGTAGTTAATATCTGCATTTCTTATATCATATCAGGGAAGAGAGGACTGTCTAGTGTTATAAAAATaacgcaaatttaatttttttcgaaaaaaatttaatcattcGTCAAGATTTATActgtcgccttcaaaatagtccACATTCCGTATTATGCACTTATGCCAGTTCTTCTGCCAATCGTCGAAACACTTCCCAACCCCGACTTTTGGGATAGTGTTTAGCTATTCCGCTCTCGAGCTACTGCTCAGGGACCGTATAATCAAGTGGTAtaccgacggctcgaaaacgtcggaggtACTTGGCGCAGGGGTCACAGGACCACGCACGAAATTCTCCATACCTTTGGGTAGTTTTCCAAACATATTCCAagcagaggtctttgctattggtCGGTGTATAGAGTTACAGCTCCAACGCAACTAACGCAACGATACTCAAGCGGCACTCAAAGCGATTCTGtgtacgagatcaaatcgctattgGTGCAGGAATGCATAGAACGTCTGAATAGTCTGTCAGATCGTAACCATTGAACCTTATTTGGGTGCCAGGTCGCTAAGGTAAAGCtgggaatgaactggctgacgagcttgcACGCTCCGCAGCATTCACCATTCACCATTGCGGTTGATCCCCACACCATACAGAAGCTGCTCCGCAATGATGAAACAGTGGATAGGGAGAAGCATTGGCAACAGCTCCTAAGCATGCgtcatgccaagttgctaataggtggttacaaccttaaaaggtttaaatatgtaatcaacctgTCAAGGGAAAAAATCAGACTACTTGTTGCCTTCTACACTCGCCATTGTAAGCTCAAGAAACACTTATTTAACAGGGGCCTAGCTTCCGATACGAATTACCGGTTCCGCGACTTGGAGTTTAGAACACCAGAACACCTGTTAATCGAATGCAAATCAGTCTGTAGGCGCAGGGTAAAGACTCTTAGATCCATGTtgccaaatagggatcacatcgcctaaATATTCACGTCAATACTAAACTATTTTTGGGTCTTACTAAAATTCATTTTAAGTTCAATTTTATGCTCATGTCAATACTAGACTAGGTTCGGTAAGAGCCGATGATAAGATAAGGTTGTTGTTGCAGTCCGTTTACCTTGACTGCTTTCAACACGAAGCACTGTATTTTTGTaggcaaattttattattcacacacaaataaaatacTCGCTAAATAAGGAAACGATTTAAGACAACTGTCAATTGCTTATCTTACGAAAAGCAAATCCATCAAAATTTCAGCAAGCAATTGGCAGGTGGGTCAAAAGCAAACAATTGAAGGTAAATTTCGTATACCAAAGACTCACAAGTCAAAAGTAACGAATAGACACATGACAAAGTAAAACAACTGCAAGACAAATGTAATGCGGTTTAACACATTGAAAACAAGGCGCGCATGCGCATTAGCTCACCTACTGTGGCTACCTGTGGCTAAGTGCTTAAATTTGGTTTTGAATTCACAATTGTGGTCCACGTCAAAAACCAAGCCCAGTTTAAAGCATTACATAACTGTTACGGCGTGTGacaatgtttttgttatttttgtgcttGAAGCTGCGTGTGAGGCGTAGCTGAggaattacaaaaatttcaacggAATGTCGGCGTGGCCGTCAGCGGCATGTTTGTAggtcttttattgtttttagatGTCACAATGCGTGATTAAGACTCTCTTAATGAATTAATAGGGGATTTGCTCAATATTTTTGACATGAATATTGAAAGTGATGAAGTGAGAAATgcgtagaaaaatatattaaagcgTTTAACCTTCAGTGTTGAGCCTTTTCAAACCTTTATAaccttttttaaactttttcgagcttttttaagctttaagcTCTTTTCCTAAAACGTTTATTTTTTAACCGTTGAGCTTTTTAAAGTTGTTTAGGATTTAATATCTTTTTCTAAAACGTTGATTTTTTAACCGTTgaacttttttaaacttttttgagctTTAAGTTCTTTTTTCTAAAACGTTGATTTTTAATCGTTGaggtttttaaacttttataagCTGTAAGCTCTTTTCCTAAAACGTTGATTTTTTAACCGTTGAGctttttaaagttttctaaGCTTTAAGTTCTTTGCCTAAAACGTTGAAAttcgtagaaaaatatattaaagcatTTAACCTTCGAGCTGCTAGCTTTTTTAACCGTTGAGCTTTTTTAAACCGTTGagcttttttaaacatttttagctTTAAGCTCCTTTCTTAAAACGTTGATTTTTTAACCGTTGAGCTTTTTAAAAGATTTCAAGCTTTAAGCTCTTTTCAGAAAATGTTGATTTTAGCGTTATTTTTAGTAGAACTATACTAATCTCTTCTTCATTGCAGTACCAAGCGCTGAACCACTCGTTGTGCCACAGGAGCTACCCTCCATACTATCACTTATCTACTCCAATATTCCACCCATAAAAAAAGGTACGTAAACGATTGAATATTTATCACCACATCTCAAACAATCCCACTAATGCCATTTACTCGCCGCTTAGGTACCGATTCTAGACTCGGCTTCGGTTTTCGGCTCGGCAATCATGCTGATTTCCAAGTTCTACTCGAACTGGGACCACAGAAGAACACACGTCCAATAGGCGAAGATGCCGATTCGGAGAACTCATTCAATAAGCGCCAAGTGAGCAAGGCGCATCGCGCACATCTGCTGCGCAAACAAGCGCAGGAAGCTTTTAGACAACTCGCAAGCAGCACAACGAGCACCACAACAGAACGCACAGCCAATAGTTGGCTTGAGAGTTGGTCGAATGCCATGCatacaaacagcaacaacgctGCCAGCAGTGCCGGCATAGCAGCCAGCAAAAAGAAATCGGCGCCGAAACTCGCACAAAACACGACGGGGAAGAAGCAACAGCAGCTGGAGAGTATCACGCCACCGGCCGCCAACACGGCAGAGCAGTCAATGATGCAGCTGCAAATGCTCTACCAAATGGCTACCAGCagtagcacaacaacaacatcaccaATAGATAGCCAGCCAAGTACCGAGGTGCCAGTTATGGTTGTAACGCCGGAGCCACAGTTGCAGCGATTACGTCCGACCTTTGTGCCATACAAAGGTGGTTCTTTGAACTTGGGCGGACCAGCGGGATTCACGCCACGCCCACTTGAGGATTTAGCGCTGCAGACAATCGCGGAGCAACCGAGTGAGCGCAAATCGAAAAGCGAAATAACCAAGGAGTTGATGGATGTGAGCCTTGAGCAGGGCGAGTAGCGTTTCAACTATTCGAAATTGAGTAAAACTTTTGTAAATAATCTTTATGTAAAAAATcgattgtatataaaaaattgtaatttaggaagttaaagaaagtaaaattttggaaaaaaactaGTAGAATACATTTGtcattgttgtttgtgttgtggTGGTATTCTAATACCTTTTGCTTTAGGGTTTGTAAAAGAAACAGAAACCTATTTGGCGCCATTACtctttaaatctttcaaaagaATTGAGACAATTATTCAACTGCCTAGTGGTATGCTTAGGAATATATTTTTGCGCCTTAAGGTATGCtatgtttttaatttagtaATAACTAAGAAAAAGTCACATATCACACCCTGCAAGCAAACAATCGGTTAAATAATAGGTTAACTACCAGAGAGCGATACcgcagatttttttaatttgcttaacGTCAAATTGACATAACTACCCGAAACTCTATGAGTGTTCGCTCGTCTTTTTCTCTACGCCAAATAGTCAAAACTACCCGAAACTCTTGCTCATTAATATTCGCTCGTTCCTTCCTCAAGTATGTCTCAGTTTCaaattctttttatatattgcaGTTTCGGTGGCCGTGACTTGCGgggcatttatgtatgtatatgattctgcaccattttttgaaaaaaaaaaaattaaaattatataaaatatgcatttataatatattaaaatattttcacttatcACCACACCACCCTGTGCTCGATAAATAAAATCAACCCAACTAGCTTAGACAACAACCCGCCCGTCAACACTACTGCCAATGCACGCGCCAACAGGAATCAAcatgaaaaatttttgactttttgtttTGACACGGCATTCGTGGCTGATTGGAAAAGAAGTTGACCGCCGTTTGGCAATGCGCCGCTACTCGTCGTGCGCTTTCGTGCAGTCATTTTTTAACCGTCGTTCTGAGTGGATGTTAATTAGTGCGTGTGTGTTTCGTGTTCGTGAATTGGAATCCTAGCATTTTCTTCAACATTGCACCTCAACCACCTGCACAAATTCAGAACAAATGCAaagaaagtgtaaaatgtgacataaaagtgcaaatataatatgcaaaaagcaaaaaaatagtgataaaaattgaatttgaaacaAGTGCAAGAAGGTGAAAGAATTTTCAGTGGTACGCTGCtgctgaaaaaaaaagttgcaaagaaaaaagGTAGAAGAGCAGCAGCAAAAGCAATTCGCAGTGATAGCGGCAGAACACAAGCAAAAGCAGCGGCCGAAACGTGCGCAGCAAACGGGAAAAACGAGGCAAAAAGGAAGGTGTATTTTGTGCGCCCTttacgtgtgcgtgtgtgtgtgttcgcagTGTTTTGTGTAAAAGAATGTAAAACGTTTACAACGACGAAGCAACGCACAAAGTGTAAACGTGGAAAAAAGTGTTTGCGAAGCGCGTACATTGGAAATGTGTGAAACTGAAGCTGCGCTGTCGTGCTGACTGCCAACGTTGTGGGTAGCAGCGCTGTCGCTGCTTTAAATACACGACTGTGCTTTGTGTGTTTTTGCAAACAATGTCTAGCTGCGCTGCGTCGCGGTCACAAAAGCCAATTTGAAGCGGTGGAAAAAATCCGTTTtatcacaaaaatttaaaagaattgtCTATTTGCTGCACATTTTTTGCTAGGAAAATATTTGTTgatgtcaataaaatatttcgcaGTCAATGGAGAATATAACGTGTTGAGAAATAACAAAagttacaacaaaatttttgcaaaaccaAGCAGACACAAAGAAATGTTGGTCTAAAAATGTTTCAAAGCAAGATATAcacatagaaaataaaaaatttaaaaaagtgagtgcAGTGGTGTAAATAAAGTGCTTATCTGCTTAacataaatagcaaaataaatacatgaaCGCTTAGATAAGATTgctagttaaataaaaaatattgaaaattaaatatttaaaaagctcGCTAAAGCAAAGCAATTTTAAAgcataaacataaaaaagttgtaTGAGCACAGCTAAagctaaatatttgttaaagtaAAACataaagtgcataaaaagtgtgtgtttttacattttgttgGCGACAACTTGGTATTTACAAAAGTGACAACAAAGCAAGTAAAAATGCAAAACTAAGCGCAGCAGTCCAAACGTGtgtgaaacaaaaaaccaatcgtCGTAACTTAAAGGTAAGTGAAATGTCAACGCCTGCGGgcagaaataattaaaatctaaAGCAAAGTATTTTATGTGCCAGtagtgtttatttaaaaaatgtcattGCCGCAGGCAGCtttgacatgcaaacataagtacatacataacaaCCTTGTAATTAACCCTTTGTTGTCTGCAATGCCAAAGTACGCAAGGCTGGCACGCACTGCGTTGCAAGCGccacattacatacatacatatttacatttgtcaTATGTAAGCAAGGCAAATGCAGCCTGCCTGCTTCGGAATGCATTTGCTCCATTTAAAGCAAAATTCCTAGGCACTGaaattgtatgcaaaaattttttcactGGTTGCATATGCAACAGCACAGCCATAGATACTTACCCCCAAAACGGGCGCTGCGCATTTTAACCCCCCTCCATAGGCTGCGCTGCGCACATTTTATCAATGAAGTGCACAAGGTATACAGAAAACCAACCAACAAGCTTGGCAGCCAGCAGCCTGTCTGCAGCCGTTGTCATGACAACAATGCGTCAACGGCAGCTGCTGCTTCGCGAAATGCCGCAGTCGCCGGGATACGCAACTGTcacttttgaatttgaattcctATGCTGCGAGCACATAATTTTCAgctgtatgcatgtatgtatgtatgtgtatcggTTTGTTTTCATCCGCGCTTTTGTGGTGGCTTGTGGTTGATTGGCGTCGCTGttctaattttgttttgcttatgcttTCCTTCCGCTATTCCTGCTCTCCCTGGGCTTGTGTATACACACTGGCTCGAAACTTGGCAGCATGAACATCCTACATAGAacacaaatgtgtgtatgtgtgtttatattttcTGCCTCTTGTGGGTTGTCAAACACAAGCATCCAtttttcatacacacatatgtacatacatatgtacatacatatgagcgcCCCCGTTGCTGCGTACACGCTTTGAAGGACGAAAGCCCCATTAATGCTGCGCCATGGACGACCCACTGAGTTGTCGGAGTTGTGCTTTCAGATTTATGCATTTCAAGCGTTGATTTTTATGGTCCCCTTTCTGCTAAGTAATCGATGATGGTTGGAGGGACGAGCACTTTTATGACATTCTCGCTTAAATATCGTATCATATGTCAAATGCAAAGTCATTTTATGCTGTCGAAATGGAGATTTTTTCAATGTAAGAATGTATGCGCATACCTGCCTcataattatatgtacatatgtgtatgtttgtatatgtaaacaGTCTTTCTTCTGGAATCTTCGATGCTTACATAacacaattaataaaaattcttcgTGATACTAAAGTAAGCCACATTTTTCTATCGTTCATATTCCATGGCTTTAATCTAGGCTAAGTTAGCTTAATACTTCTCATGGTTATATACAATgtaacagttgttgttgtagcggcagaattctgccgagttgacagtccttggccggataaaaatccgagtccgttccggttacgtagacccgactgtcgtgggaacggacaATGTAATAGTCCTTCAACCTGGTTATAGTCCTTCAAAAGTTGTTTagaagtataaaataatattcttcAATTAACACATCTCTCGAGAAGAGGTATCATCTTCTGAGTATTCTTCCTGAAGACGACTTTCTATtacgttatttttattattaagctAAAGTCTGAGACGTCGTCTAGCGGTCCTGTGCCGTACTTAACATTAATGCTGACGTTCTTCTGTTTTGCCATCACCATCTTTATAATTTGTACGATACCCTTGCATTTTGCTATGAATTCCTCTTCTGCCCGTCTCATTTGAGTAATGTTCTCATGTTTCGGTGAGCTTTGAGATCCTTGCAGTGGCAACTGGGGCCCTCTTCTCTTATCCTTGTTTTGCTAATGGTGCTTGTGTGACTGGAGTTTTCCTTGAGGCTATCTTTTCTCCAGAGTGATGGTGAGTGTAGGGGATTTAAGTATCCTACGACTGCAAGGGAAACGGTCCCGTATTCCTCGTCTTGaccatattaattttattgttttttatggaTTTTGTTGTAGTTACGgtgtacctacatatgtatattcatttttttctagTGTGTCTTCGCTTCAAGCCGCTGTCTCCACACTTTGTAACGGTTGCCCTTTATGAACCCCGTGTTTACCTTCACAAGCAGGGCGGCCACGCAAGGGTTGACACAAGACCTTATCGGAGTTTATGTTCAGTACCAGGTTCGGGCACGAATCAGGTTCTTGTCTCAACTGCTATAGAATATAGATAGAATACTGCCCTCACCAGCCCTTTGTCAAACTAATCCGTTCTAGGTTTTCAGTACACCATAATCAGAAACTTACTGGCCTCGACTCTGATGGAAGCTTGTCCAGGGTTTTAGTCGACGTCTGTACATGTTTGGTGTTGATCGCAGTATTGTTCCCTCGTCGCTTTGTTGTCTCCCTCTCGTGGGTAGGTTCTCCCTCGGTGCAACCCCGGTAGAGGTTGCGGACACTCATTTAAAGGCGGCATCTTTTCGCCTCTTCGCCGGAGGTTCATTTGGCGCATGAGGCGTTTTGAGCCAACCATTCTCTCTTCTAGCTCTTGGTTAGGGCGCTACTCTCAGCTAACCTGAGGGcgcaatagaccctaggtcgcggtggaATACATCATTaacagtatatgtatatctctcaGCTAACCTACTTAGCATAGACCGTGCACTATCAGCCAGCTGTGGCCTTGGTAGTAACCTGAGCTCAGCCTTAACtaattttttggcaaatatttttttttctaaggaAACATTACACTTACTTTCTCTCCGctcaaattgttcagatcggaacactatagcatattatccatacaaactgatggataaaaatcaagatgaagatatttttatacccttctatattataaaaaatgcacccgTGAAGGTATTAAATCTTtgatgcagccgaagttaacgttttcttgtttatttttattattattatttttttaaattatattttatttttctactgcataaatttttatttttttgtttaatttttttatacaaatttttttctttatttcaaaatttcttattttcttcaacaatattttttaacaagttatatatagtatgtttaAATATCATAATTCAGCTTTGTAATTATTCCATTATTACTTTCGGTGCTAATTCGTATAGTCATACGACTAAGGCACCGCTCCTTCCGTTTGTTGCTTCCAAAATGAAAttctgctttgttttttttttgtaccctTCTCGGGCAATAAGCAATAAAACGATGATTCAGTgatctttaaattaattttactccATTGTCTGTCATTTCGTTGTTTCCCGACGTCATCATCCGCATACACTCTtctatatgtacgtatgcatgtacgtacatatatatgtattagttcGTTATTATTACTCACGAGAAaaacagaaatataaataaaaattttaaaacagaaaTCAAGTACAAATTCAGGACAGGTAAACAGCAGAATCgcgtgatatatgtatgtatgtatgaattcaCTGCGGCATGTAGGTTTGTGTGCACagcatttatatgtacatacacacatatgttcaTACGTATGTTGTTTGTAGTTCTCATCTTACTTTCTTCCACCTCAGCTACGCTTCAGCACAAATACCTTTATGTTCTTCAGCGTAAATTCTCATGTTCTGCTTTAAACCAAATACACAATAAGAACGAAGTTGtgaaaaaaaacgataaaaaaataaataaggcaCACAAATTAGCTTGGAAAAAATAGCAGGTGAATTCGTACAACCTTTAAAAGGTTGGCGTTCGATTGTACGCTCCCGAACGCTCTCTGAAATATCTgctctttcttgtttttttttttttttaattttactcctGCTGCTTCTTTAAGCCCTTGGCACTCGTGATGCTCACGGCAAACCCCCCACTGCTGGCCGCTCATAAATTTCAACTACCTGTGAACGCCACAATGTGTTCTTTATTTGTATGgctgtgtgtgcatgtgtgtgcttgCGTCCAGATTGATTCGCCGCAAAGGGGCAAGATCGCCACTCTGACTCAGTGGAGCCAGTGGCTAAGCATAATTACAATTCCACGCGCAGGCACACACACccgttcatttatttatatgtatgtatatgtgcgcgtgtgtgtgtgctcactCGCACTCTGTTGTGAATTTTCTTGCTTTAAGCCGTTTTGGTTATACgattttgtacatttttgtcTTCTTCAGACTTCTTCGCTGCTCCGTCTTATCCATTTATCTCTTGGTAGTCGTTAGTCTTTATCGTAACGTCACGTAagcgaatacatatttatttctatttacatacgtatgtacatatatctgcaTGCATATCTCGGCATTTGCCCACAGAAAAGCTTCCAaatctgtgtatgtatgtatgtgtgtgtttgctgctgccggcaaattatttatttttttcctggcgaattcaacattttatttttttttctattttagatttctttatttatttttagtattcttTATTTATGCTTAGTATTCTTCATTTTGCTCTTCACTTGTTTACTCTGTGCCTCTCTCAGTGTCTCTCTGCTTTTCTGTTTGACATTTTCATTGGAATGTGCGTCAGCGGCTAAGCAGCAGCTGACTTTTGCTACTGTCATTGCTGTGTTTCTtattgctcttgttgttgctgttgttgtccaACTGCAGCTGCTGGTGTGTTCTATGTTCAATGTCAACGTTGCACTGGACTCCACGCTTGACTGGCGACTGTCAACAGCTTTCTTCAACAAGCCAAACCGCAGCGCGTCTCTGTGTGTTCACTTTGCAATTTAAATCGCTTTTGCGGTCAATGTTGTTAtaccatacaacaacaacttgtgagtGGAGCATGTGCAGATGTTTGCTTGCAGTTGTTGTATCTTGTAGTTGCTTACATACTTTTAACGCCAATtggaattttttgctttatcttATCAGATCAAAATGTAAAGCTTCTTTATTTGAgaagtagaacacaagaggctACGGGAGTATCGAACCATTCCAATTCTACCGGTATTGGTTCTAGGATGCcatttcttgctagctcatcagctttacag belongs to Bactrocera dorsalis isolate Fly_Bdor chromosome 1, ASM2337382v1, whole genome shotgun sequence and includes:
- the LOC105233296 gene encoding uncharacterized protein LOC105233296, whose amino-acid sequence is MNAPLKMLLHAKGITISAAFSIWLMCCCLPSAEPLVVPQELPSILSLIYSNIPPIKKGTDSRLGFGFRLGNHADFQVLLELGPQKNTRPIGEDADSENSFNKRQVSKAHRAHLLRKQAQEAFRQLASSTTSTTTERTANSWLESWSNAMHTNSNNAASSAGIAASKKKSAPKLAQNTTGKKQQQLESITPPAANTAEQSMMQLQMLYQMATSSSTTTTSPIDSQPSTEVPVMVVTPEPQLQRLRPTFVPYKGGSLNLGGPAGFTPRPLEDLALQTIAEQPSERKSKSEITKELMDVSLEQGE